From one Nocardioides sp. Kera G14 genomic stretch:
- a CDS encoding IS110 family transposase — protein MIIGVDPHKLSATIEVVDHDERKLGNGRFTTDKAGYAAMRKYARAWPERIWAVEGANGVGRPLAQRLLESCEEVLDVPAKLAARVRLFDTGHNRKTDAHDAHAIAIVAVRTPELRVLKIDGELEALRMLIERREALTRRRVQTVCRLQALLAELLPGQRKADITVLQAKKMLASVRPRDVAGKTRRRLAAEELAELTTVETKIKKSTMELKEMVEARGSHLMDLHGIGPVVAARILADVGDVARFADRNRFASWTGTAPLDASSGEQNRHRLSRAGNRRVNHMIHIAAVTQLRLDTEGRAYYRRKRASGKKQKEAIRSLKRHLSDAIYRQLVADAQLAQGADPGGHCGASLTSSAADFHPRIGTSDQPLPDPPARRYAAASHSRNTPTPVALQNAG, from the coding sequence GTGATCATCGGGGTCGATCCCCACAAACTCTCCGCAACCATCGAGGTCGTCGACCACGACGAGCGCAAGCTCGGCAATGGCCGCTTCACCACCGACAAGGCCGGCTACGCCGCAATGCGGAAGTACGCCCGCGCCTGGCCAGAGCGGATCTGGGCCGTCGAAGGGGCCAATGGCGTTGGCCGACCACTGGCCCAACGCCTTCTCGAGTCCTGCGAGGAGGTCCTCGACGTGCCCGCCAAGCTCGCAGCCCGAGTGCGGCTCTTCGACACCGGTCACAACCGCAAGACCGACGCACATGACGCCCACGCGATCGCCATCGTCGCCGTCCGTACCCCGGAACTGCGGGTGCTCAAGATCGACGGCGAGCTCGAAGCCCTACGGATGTTGATCGAACGACGCGAAGCGCTGACCCGTCGTCGGGTCCAGACAGTTTGCCGACTCCAGGCACTCCTGGCCGAACTCCTGCCCGGGCAACGCAAGGCCGACATCACTGTCCTGCAGGCCAAGAAGATGCTCGCCAGCGTGCGGCCCCGCGACGTCGCAGGTAAGACCCGACGACGTCTGGCCGCCGAGGAACTGGCCGAACTCACAACGGTCGAGACCAAGATCAAGAAGTCCACGATGGAACTCAAAGAGATGGTCGAAGCCCGCGGCTCACACCTCATGGACCTCCACGGCATCGGCCCAGTGGTGGCGGCACGGATCCTCGCCGACGTCGGTGACGTGGCCCGGTTCGCCGACCGCAATCGGTTCGCCTCCTGGACCGGCACTGCACCGCTCGATGCCTCTTCGGGTGAGCAGAACCGGCACCGCCTGTCCCGGGCGGGGAACCGGCGGGTCAACCACATGATCCACATCGCCGCGGTCACCCAGCTACGCCTCGACACCGAGGGCCGGGCCTACTACCGGCGCAAGAGAGCCTCAGGGAAGAAGCAGAAGGAAGCGATTCGCTCTCTGAAGCGACATCTGTCCGACGCCATCTACCGTCAGCTCGTGGCTGATGCCCAGCTCGCGCAGGGCGCGGACCCGGGAGGGCACTGCGGGGCGTCACTCACATCCAGCGCGGCCGACTTCCACCCGCGTATCGGCACTTCGGATCAGCCACTCCCGGACCCGCCCGCACGACGCTACGCCGCTGCATCACACTCTCGGAACACTCCAACACCTGTGGCACTTCAGAACGCGGGTTGA
- a CDS encoding DUF4020 domain-containing protein — MGDDFEGVVHLHGSLSQPSRWLVVTDTDFGRAYLREAWAARFLERMFSKFTVVFIGYSHGDVVMQYLARSLGPDQHRYVLTDDEQNAEWRRLGLKPISYPNDAGNYAALPASLERWRALASMGQVEHWARLAGLLSAAPPTIPEEVSYVEAALAHPEWVRYFAEKAKFDDADRSQRWFAWMEARPAFLALFSQDAAGEPTSRTLMWWIADRYILTEEGSGMALRAFRDRPWPSDTWYAITQAIFSFSGTFPKWLNPWLQLVLQNAPTREHDLLDMMLVDKDWSTNFDLALMVFEDRTRPHLKRAFDLGGSSDQPRFEVDLCGDEHWLTDNWTKIFLPVVDQHFAQFLSLTTEQISRVYRSLRGLDPEGSFDPISFSRSAIEPHEQDAHRDPIDVLIDAARDSIEAALSQSVPTGEGYLEVWSSSPCTILRRLAVHGWRVRSDVGPDAKLDWLFTKDLLWDLLLQHEVFQLIRDALPGASADVTRRLIEAAIAGPPGNDDEHSPYRSYNLLGWLASSAPELRMAASAFEQAQAAHPEYGQREHPDLNRYATSGVVEDAPPFSATEFHEMVCEDPAAALASLRAFETETHALSGPTRTGALRSLQACVSMYPQDGARVAAALQDGDRDIRASLIYGWDDAALDAAQIEQVLAIVSGWDHDEIRRPASSMLSNGGDPEHPTAWHQHEPARTLASNLWPTGVVDGAIVSGADIVMEAINHPAGDLAEFWTKVVQWEWTENESTWEGLPESVATEIDRLVSDVDRNGLLARTFLASQLHFFFGADREWCEDRLLPLFDWTNEVESRGAWQGFLTWGRWNDGLLKAGLLDAYVATTTHAEELPDNIRRQLAVHLTSIAMFAPVEPATWLTRFVVDASEDLRVSWAQEVGRALAQLEPGEAPAQWDRWMRAYWSGRNQSVPLPFTRAEASATAGWVVGLPGVRNQAIDLVLGSEAGVDDHGGFLYCLQDLDLAAEASDWARLLTHLLKNTNGPQWAIGHYLREIVPKLREGNPAPDLTALINEAMRLGATDAADW; from the coding sequence GTGGGAGATGACTTCGAGGGTGTGGTGCACCTCCACGGGTCGTTGTCACAACCGAGCCGCTGGCTGGTTGTTACGGACACCGACTTCGGCCGCGCCTACCTCCGGGAGGCGTGGGCAGCCAGGTTCCTCGAGAGGATGTTCTCGAAATTCACGGTCGTCTTCATCGGCTATAGCCATGGCGACGTCGTGATGCAGTACTTGGCTCGTTCCCTCGGCCCGGATCAGCATCGATACGTACTCACCGATGATGAGCAAAACGCAGAGTGGCGCCGCCTCGGGCTGAAACCGATCTCGTATCCGAATGATGCAGGGAACTACGCCGCCTTGCCAGCGTCGCTCGAGCGGTGGCGAGCCTTGGCGTCAATGGGGCAAGTCGAGCATTGGGCACGACTTGCAGGTCTCCTTTCTGCGGCACCGCCCACCATCCCTGAAGAAGTCTCGTACGTCGAGGCTGCGCTCGCCCACCCGGAGTGGGTCAGGTACTTCGCGGAGAAGGCGAAGTTTGATGACGCGGACCGCAGCCAGCGGTGGTTCGCTTGGATGGAAGCCCGCCCTGCTTTCCTGGCCCTGTTCTCGCAGGACGCGGCCGGCGAGCCGACTTCTCGCACGCTCATGTGGTGGATCGCCGACCGGTACATCCTCACGGAGGAAGGCTCCGGGATGGCACTGCGCGCCTTCAGGGATAGGCCCTGGCCATCCGACACCTGGTACGCCATCACGCAGGCGATCTTCTCTTTCAGCGGCACGTTCCCGAAGTGGCTCAATCCATGGCTTCAGCTTGTTCTTCAGAACGCCCCGACCCGCGAGCATGACCTCCTCGACATGATGCTTGTCGACAAGGACTGGTCCACGAACTTCGATCTCGCCCTCATGGTGTTCGAGGATCGGACCCGTCCACATCTGAAGCGAGCCTTTGACCTTGGCGGATCGTCCGACCAGCCGCGCTTTGAGGTAGATCTCTGCGGCGACGAGCATTGGCTCACCGACAACTGGACGAAGATCTTTCTACCGGTAGTCGACCAGCACTTCGCCCAATTCCTCAGCCTGACAACAGAGCAGATCTCGCGGGTCTACCGAAGCCTGCGCGGACTGGATCCTGAAGGTTCCTTTGATCCAATCTCGTTCTCGCGGTCAGCCATCGAACCCCACGAGCAAGACGCCCATCGCGACCCCATCGACGTCCTCATCGATGCGGCGCGCGACTCGATCGAAGCAGCTCTCTCCCAATCCGTTCCCACTGGCGAGGGGTATCTGGAGGTCTGGAGCTCCTCACCCTGCACGATCCTCCGACGCCTCGCCGTCCACGGCTGGCGAGTGCGGAGCGACGTTGGCCCAGATGCCAAGCTGGACTGGTTATTCACGAAGGACCTGCTCTGGGATCTGCTGCTCCAGCACGAAGTCTTTCAACTGATCCGAGATGCCCTCCCGGGCGCAAGCGCCGATGTAACTCGGAGGCTCATTGAAGCCGCTATCGCCGGCCCTCCGGGGAATGACGATGAGCACTCGCCGTACCGGAGTTACAACCTGCTCGGTTGGCTCGCGTCCTCCGCACCTGAACTCCGGATGGCAGCGTCCGCCTTTGAGCAGGCGCAGGCTGCCCACCCCGAATACGGCCAGAGAGAGCATCCAGATCTGAACCGCTATGCGACCTCCGGCGTGGTCGAAGATGCACCTCCGTTCTCCGCAACAGAGTTCCACGAGATGGTCTGCGAAGACCCGGCTGCGGCGCTGGCCAGCCTTCGCGCGTTCGAGACTGAAACACACGCACTCAGCGGTCCGACTCGGACCGGCGCACTCCGCTCCCTTCAAGCATGCGTTTCGATGTACCCCCAGGATGGGGCGCGGGTCGCAGCCGCGCTACAGGACGGTGACAGGGACATCAGGGCGTCTCTCATCTACGGCTGGGATGATGCCGCGCTTGATGCGGCTCAGATCGAGCAAGTCCTCGCGATCGTCTCCGGTTGGGATCACGATGAGATCCGCCGACCCGCATCGTCGATGCTCTCGAATGGTGGAGACCCCGAACACCCCACTGCCTGGCACCAGCATGAGCCAGCTCGGACGCTGGCATCCAATCTCTGGCCCACGGGCGTTGTGGACGGAGCAATCGTCAGCGGGGCAGACATCGTTATGGAGGCGATCAATCACCCCGCAGGGGACCTTGCCGAGTTCTGGACGAAGGTCGTCCAGTGGGAATGGACCGAGAACGAGTCGACCTGGGAAGGTCTTCCTGAGTCAGTCGCCACCGAGATCGATCGACTGGTGTCGGACGTCGATCGTAACGGGCTCCTGGCACGCACGTTCCTGGCCTCCCAGCTGCACTTCTTCTTTGGCGCCGACCGTGAGTGGTGCGAGGACCGACTTCTTCCACTGTTCGATTGGACGAATGAGGTGGAGTCGAGAGGCGCATGGCAAGGCTTCCTGACATGGGGGCGTTGGAACGACGGGCTGCTCAAAGCAGGACTGCTCGACGCCTATGTGGCGACCACGACGCACGCCGAGGAGCTGCCCGACAACATCCGCCGTCAGTTAGCGGTCCATCTGACATCGATCGCGATGTTTGCCCCGGTTGAACCGGCGACGTGGTTGACACGCTTCGTGGTCGACGCGTCAGAGGATCTACGAGTCTCCTGGGCTCAGGAAGTCGGGCGCGCCCTGGCGCAACTTGAACCTGGCGAGGCACCCGCTCAGTGGGATCGATGGATGCGTGCCTACTGGTCCGGTCGCAATCAGTCTGTTCCGCTGCCATTCACACGCGCCGAGGCATCTGCGACGGCCGGCTGGGTCGTCGGGCTGCCCGGCGTGCGGAACCAGGCAATCGACCTTGTCCTGGGATCCGAGGCGGGCGTCGACGACCACGGCGGATTCCTCTACTGCCTCCAGGACTTGGATCTTGCGGCAGAAGCAAGCGACTGGGCTCGCCTTCTGACTCATCTCCTGAAGAACACCAACGGGCCGCAGTGGGCCATCGGGCACTACCTCCGGGAGATCGTTCCCAAACTGCGTGAAGGGAACCCCGCACCGGACCTCACGGCGCTGATCAATGAAGCCATGCGCTTGGGCGCCACGGACGCGGCCGACTGGTAG
- a CDS encoding Fic family protein — protein sequence MNSRLGGLPSPNESQFIWSDIWHLEAHHSTALEGNTLVLREVEALLDKGRAVGAKPLKEYMEVQGYGQAAQWVYNQTLEPSHWHAGNLVSMHEVRTIHSVAMTPVWGVAPHPEATERGSPGNFREHDIHPFDGGMTPPSWPLVPAQLDGWVQRVNDHAEVLHSRQTSRPWPEELAVIHNEFECIHPFIDGNGRTGRLVLNLLLVRLGYPPIVILKQHRPQYLSAMQRADNGDYGPLGELLARAMYDNLNRFIVPNLAGPARLVSLAALVSNDFTLSALRQAAQRGRLEAYQGTDGTWRSSRKAVDAYKRTKGQRRSSGRRPSDTNAQQERHISGRARQE from the coding sequence TTGAACAGCCGCCTCGGCGGGCTCCCCTCGCCGAACGAGTCCCAGTTCATCTGGTCGGACATCTGGCACCTCGAAGCCCATCACTCCACGGCCCTGGAGGGCAACACGCTCGTCCTCCGTGAAGTCGAGGCGCTGCTGGACAAGGGCCGAGCCGTCGGCGCCAAGCCACTCAAGGAGTACATGGAGGTCCAGGGCTACGGCCAGGCGGCTCAGTGGGTCTACAACCAGACGCTCGAGCCCTCGCACTGGCACGCCGGCAACCTGGTCAGCATGCACGAGGTCCGCACCATTCACTCCGTCGCGATGACACCGGTATGGGGAGTTGCACCACATCCGGAGGCGACTGAGCGCGGGTCACCCGGCAACTTCCGCGAACATGACATCCATCCCTTCGACGGCGGCATGACTCCGCCGTCGTGGCCTCTCGTGCCTGCGCAGCTCGACGGCTGGGTCCAGCGCGTGAACGACCACGCGGAGGTCTTGCACTCACGACAGACCTCGCGGCCGTGGCCAGAGGAGCTGGCTGTCATCCATAACGAGTTCGAGTGCATCCACCCGTTCATCGACGGCAACGGGCGAACCGGACGTCTGGTCCTCAACCTGCTGCTCGTCCGGCTCGGCTACCCGCCCATCGTCATCTTGAAGCAGCACCGCCCGCAGTACCTGTCGGCGATGCAACGCGCAGACAACGGAGACTACGGCCCACTCGGCGAGCTACTCGCTCGGGCGATGTACGACAACCTCAACCGGTTCATCGTCCCCAACCTCGCGGGCCCCGCACGACTCGTCTCCCTCGCGGCCCTGGTCAGCAATGACTTCACCCTGTCGGCACTCCGACAGGCTGCCCAACGCGGCCGGCTCGAGGCCTACCAAGGAACCGACGGAACCTGGCGCAGCAGCCGCAAGGCCGTCGACGCCTACAAGCGCACCAAAGGCCAGCGGAGGTCCTCAGGACGGCGCCCAAGTGATACGAACGCTCAGCAGGAGCGGCACATCTCAGGGCGCGCACGGCAGGAGTGA
- a CDS encoding restriction endonuclease subunit S → MTATALADVVEIVMGQAPPGNACKRDGVGTPFVKAGEFQDRRPVIREWTTKPLRMAQHDDTLVCVVGATAGKVNQGADCAIGRSVAAVRPRKDSIDPEFLYRFLSTTVARLRGGSQGAAQGVITREMIGSLTLRLPPLPEQRRIAAILDHADALRAKRRQVLAHLDSLTQSVFAEMFSEGAFPLERAGALMPDMRNGLSPATAGTHQAQVLTLSAVTQGPFDPSSVKAGVFAVEPPADKRITDRDFLMCRGNGNKALVGVGTYSKENRPDLVFPDTVIAGTVDTAMVRLPFLEAAWKRREVRAQIEAVARTTNGTYKVNQKTLAGVMVPVPPLDLQDAFATRVARVGEQVRAVRRAAESDDELFASLESHAFRGEL, encoded by the coding sequence ATGACGGCCACCGCCCTGGCCGACGTCGTCGAAATCGTCATGGGACAGGCGCCGCCAGGGAACGCGTGCAAGAGGGATGGAGTTGGCACACCGTTCGTGAAGGCCGGCGAGTTTCAAGATCGACGTCCCGTCATTCGCGAGTGGACGACCAAGCCGCTCAGGATGGCGCAGCACGACGACACACTCGTGTGTGTCGTTGGCGCCACCGCAGGCAAAGTCAACCAAGGCGCCGACTGCGCGATCGGCCGCTCGGTCGCAGCAGTCCGCCCGCGCAAGGACAGCATCGACCCCGAGTTCCTCTACCGGTTCCTATCGACAACGGTGGCCCGCCTCCGAGGAGGCAGCCAAGGCGCAGCCCAGGGCGTGATCACGAGGGAGATGATCGGCAGCCTCACCCTGAGGCTCCCACCCCTCCCCGAGCAGCGCCGCATCGCCGCGATCCTCGACCACGCTGACGCCCTCCGCGCCAAGCGCCGCCAAGTCCTCGCCCACCTCGACTCGCTGACGCAGTCGGTCTTCGCAGAGATGTTCTCGGAAGGTGCGTTTCCGTTGGAACGCGCGGGAGCGCTCATGCCAGACATGCGCAACGGCTTATCACCGGCGACCGCTGGAACACACCAGGCTCAGGTTCTGACCTTGTCTGCCGTCACGCAGGGGCCCTTCGATCCGTCGTCCGTGAAGGCTGGAGTATTTGCCGTTGAGCCGCCCGCCGACAAGCGGATCACTGACCGCGACTTCCTCATGTGCCGTGGCAACGGTAATAAGGCGCTTGTTGGGGTTGGCACCTACTCCAAGGAGAACCGTCCCGACCTGGTCTTTCCTGACACCGTGATCGCGGGGACCGTCGACACGGCGATGGTGAGACTGCCGTTTCTCGAAGCCGCATGGAAGCGCCGCGAGGTTCGCGCGCAGATCGAGGCAGTTGCTCGAACCACGAATGGCACCTACAAGGTGAACCAGAAGACCCTCGCTGGCGTAATGGTCCCTGTGCCGCCGCTGGATCTTCAAGATGCTTTCGCGACGCGAGTCGCTCGTGTTGGCGAACAAGTCCGCGCGGTCCGTCGCGCAGCCGAGTCCGACGACGAACTCTTTGCCTCTCTCGAGTCCCACGCCTTCCGAGGGGAGCTGTGA
- a CDS encoding metallophosphoesterase family protein, producing the protein MSTRLLIMSDTHVPHRARDLPAEVWAAVDEADVVIHAGDWVDVSILDQLERRSRRLLGVHGNNDHGVLRERLPEVARADVDGVRLGVVHETGPAQGRERRCSDRFSDLDVLVFGHSHIPWDTTTESGLRLLNPGSPTDRRRQPHCTYMTAVADAGSLADVRLHRLPARAPRKA; encoded by the coding sequence GTGTCCACCCGGTTGCTGATCATGTCCGACACCCACGTGCCCCACCGCGCTCGCGATCTGCCGGCCGAGGTCTGGGCAGCGGTCGACGAGGCCGATGTCGTGATCCACGCTGGCGACTGGGTCGACGTCAGCATTCTGGACCAACTGGAGCGACGGTCACGACGACTCCTCGGAGTGCACGGCAACAACGACCACGGCGTTCTGCGTGAGCGCCTGCCCGAGGTCGCCCGCGCTGACGTGGACGGCGTGCGCCTGGGCGTCGTGCACGAGACGGGCCCCGCGCAGGGCCGCGAGCGCAGGTGCAGTGACCGCTTCTCCGACCTCGACGTGTTGGTCTTCGGACACAGTCACATCCCGTGGGACACGACCACGGAATCGGGGCTGAGGCTGCTCAATCCCGGCTCGCCCACCGACCGTCGGCGGCAGCCACACTGCACCTACATGACTGCTGTGGCCGACGCCGGAAGCTTGGCGGACGTCAGATTGCACCGCCTGCCGGCTCGCGCTCCACGAAAGGCGTGA
- a CDS encoding DEAD/DEAH box helicase family protein has product MGNFDFVRQTLPSLHDDCARAESYLSSDPRSACFYSRRVVEELVGYLYDVLSLRTPYRDDLAAKIGDPAFKAKVPQGIAQKLTAIRRIANTAVHENRQIRPDVSLAVLRELFNVVVWTSYHHSPSPDVVPLQDQFDPALADKAAPLSREEVARLAAKFKEQDEAHARELAEKDERLAAHEAEIAELKAQIAAAQAAAAPDTRDYDEAAARDLFIDVLLHEAGWELSEERDREYEVAGMPNAEGKGFVDYVLWGADGLPLAVVEAKRTAKSPEVGQQQANLYADCLEKQFGRRPVIFYTNGYEHRIWDDAGGYPPRETQGFYTHDELELLIQRRRTKQALSSAPVNTDIAGRPYQVRAIKAVGDAFDRKQRAALLVMATGSGKTRTTIALVDLLQKANWAKRVLFVADRTALVNQAANAFKEHLPGSTTVNLVTEKAGEGRVYVSTYPTMMNLINEVDGGLRRFGPGYFDLIVIDEAHRSVYAKYGAIFDYFDAMLVGLTATPKDEVDHNTYRLFHLEDGVPTDNYSLDEAVDAGYLVPPKGISVGTQFLRSGIKYDDLTEEEKDQWDALDWGEDGPPDEVGAEELNRFLFNEDTVDKVLETLMMQGYKVAGGDRLGKTIIFAKSQKHAEFIEKRFNLAYPELAGHFARVITHGTPYAQSLIDDFSIKDKAPHIAISVDMLDTGIDVPEVVNLVFFKMVRSKSKFWQMIGRGTRLCPDLFGPGEDKEDFLVFDFCGNLEYFSQDLPGSQGQTQKSLSQRLFEARLGLVIALGDAEPELRSSTKETLHEVVAGMNLDNFVVRPHRRMVEKYASAEAWSSIVPEDSEGLLTLAGLPSSVRDDDEDAKRFDLLILRRQLAQLDGDAVLAERLRETVQRIAAALLGKTTIPSVAEQAVLLESVAGDEWWIDVTLPMLELARLRIRGLARFIEKTPRNPIYTDFEDTIGEGVEVVLPRVTPGTNFERFRAKAEAYLREHLDNLALQRLRRNKQLTPEDLTELEQMLVASGGQQVDIAWATESGGGLGIFVRSLVGLDRPAAVEAFENYLDGTRFSADQIRFVNLIVDELTRNGVMEPARLFESPYTDHAPTGPDYFFPDVDVEVIVDTLQHIKQTAVPSDVA; this is encoded by the coding sequence ATGGGGAACTTCGACTTCGTCCGCCAGACGCTGCCGTCACTCCATGACGACTGCGCCCGGGCTGAGTCGTATCTGTCGTCGGATCCGCGCTCCGCATGCTTCTACAGCCGTCGCGTCGTGGAGGAGCTGGTCGGCTACCTCTACGACGTCCTGTCGCTACGGACTCCGTACCGCGATGATCTTGCCGCCAAGATCGGTGACCCCGCGTTCAAGGCGAAGGTGCCGCAGGGCATCGCGCAGAAGCTGACCGCGATTCGCCGGATCGCTAACACCGCGGTGCACGAGAACCGCCAGATCCGGCCAGATGTGTCGCTCGCGGTGCTGCGCGAGCTGTTCAACGTCGTGGTGTGGACGTCGTATCATCACTCACCGTCCCCCGACGTGGTGCCGCTGCAGGACCAGTTCGACCCAGCCCTCGCCGACAAGGCCGCTCCGCTGTCGCGCGAGGAGGTTGCGCGGCTGGCCGCGAAGTTCAAGGAGCAGGACGAGGCCCACGCCCGAGAGTTGGCCGAGAAGGACGAGCGTCTCGCTGCCCACGAGGCCGAGATCGCGGAGTTGAAGGCGCAGATTGCCGCGGCTCAAGCTGCTGCCGCGCCGGACACCCGCGACTACGACGAGGCTGCCGCCCGGGACCTGTTCATCGACGTTCTGCTCCACGAGGCCGGTTGGGAGCTCTCTGAAGAGCGCGATCGCGAGTACGAGGTTGCGGGCATGCCCAACGCCGAGGGCAAGGGATTCGTCGACTACGTCCTGTGGGGCGCAGACGGCCTGCCGCTGGCCGTGGTGGAGGCAAAGCGCACCGCGAAGTCACCGGAGGTGGGCCAGCAGCAGGCCAATCTGTACGCCGACTGTCTGGAGAAGCAGTTCGGCCGTCGTCCGGTGATCTTCTACACCAACGGTTACGAGCACCGGATCTGGGACGACGCCGGTGGCTACCCGCCCCGAGAGACCCAGGGCTTCTACACCCACGACGAGCTGGAGCTGCTGATCCAGCGCCGCCGGACCAAGCAGGCTCTGTCGAGTGCTCCGGTGAACACCGACATCGCCGGTCGGCCCTATCAGGTGCGTGCGATCAAGGCGGTCGGCGACGCGTTCGACCGCAAGCAGCGCGCGGCGCTGCTGGTGATGGCGACAGGGTCGGGCAAGACCCGCACCACCATCGCGCTCGTCGACCTGCTGCAGAAGGCGAACTGGGCCAAGCGAGTGCTCTTCGTCGCGGACCGCACCGCCTTGGTCAACCAGGCCGCCAACGCGTTCAAGGAGCATCTGCCCGGCTCTACGACCGTGAATCTGGTGACTGAGAAGGCCGGCGAGGGCCGCGTCTACGTGTCGACGTACCCGACGATGATGAACCTGATCAACGAGGTCGACGGCGGCCTGCGGCGGTTCGGTCCCGGCTACTTCGACCTGATCGTCATCGACGAGGCACACCGCTCGGTCTACGCCAAGTACGGTGCGATCTTCGACTACTTCGACGCCATGCTCGTCGGCTTGACCGCGACGCCGAAGGACGAGGTCGACCACAACACCTACCGGCTGTTCCATCTCGAGGACGGCGTCCCCACCGACAACTACTCGCTCGACGAGGCCGTCGATGCGGGCTATCTCGTACCGCCCAAGGGCATCAGCGTGGGCACTCAGTTCCTTCGTTCGGGCATCAAGTACGACGACCTGACCGAGGAGGAGAAGGACCAGTGGGATGCGCTGGACTGGGGTGAGGACGGTCCGCCGGACGAGGTCGGCGCCGAGGAGCTCAACCGGTTCCTATTCAACGAGGACACGGTCGACAAGGTCCTCGAAACCCTGATGATGCAGGGCTACAAGGTCGCCGGCGGGGACCGGCTGGGCAAGACGATCATCTTCGCCAAGAGCCAGAAGCACGCGGAGTTCATCGAGAAGCGGTTCAACCTCGCCTACCCCGAGCTCGCTGGCCACTTCGCCCGCGTCATCACCCACGGCACCCCGTACGCCCAGTCCCTGATCGACGACTTCTCGATCAAGGACAAAGCGCCTCACATCGCCATCAGCGTCGACATGCTCGACACCGGAATCGACGTACCCGAGGTCGTGAACCTCGTGTTCTTCAAGATGGTGCGCTCCAAGTCGAAGTTCTGGCAGATGATCGGCCGCGGCACGCGCCTGTGTCCGGACCTGTTCGGCCCCGGCGAGGACAAGGAGGACTTCCTCGTCTTCGACTTCTGCGGCAACCTCGAATACTTCAGCCAGGACCTGCCCGGTTCGCAGGGGCAGACCCAGAAGTCACTGTCCCAGCGGCTCTTCGAGGCGCGGCTTGGGCTCGTCATCGCCCTCGGCGACGCCGAGCCTGAGCTCCGGTCGTCCACGAAGGAGACCCTGCACGAGGTCGTCGCCGGCATGAACCTGGACAACTTCGTGGTCCGCCCGCACCGCCGAATGGTCGAGAAGTATGCGTCGGCGGAGGCCTGGAGCAGCATCGTGCCGGAGGACTCCGAGGGGCTGCTCACGCTCGCTGGTCTCCCGTCGTCCGTCCGTGACGACGACGAGGACGCAAAACGCTTCGACCTGCTCATCCTGCGCCGCCAGCTTGCCCAACTCGACGGCGACGCCGTCCTGGCCGAACGGCTGCGCGAGACTGTGCAGCGCATCGCCGCTGCGCTGCTCGGCAAGACCACCATCCCGAGCGTCGCCGAGCAGGCCGTCCTGTTGGAGTCGGTGGCCGGAGACGAGTGGTGGATCGACGTCACGCTCCCGATGCTGGAGCTCGCGCGGCTGCGCATCCGCGGCCTCGCGCGGTTCATCGAGAAGACGCCCCGCAACCCGATCTACACCGACTTCGAGGACACCATCGGCGAAGGCGTGGAGGTCGTGCTCCCCCGCGTCACGCCCGGCACGAACTTCGAGCGCTTCCGGGCCAAGGCCGAGGCGTACTTGCGCGAGCACCTCGACAATCTCGCCCTCCAGCGCCTGCGCCGGAACAAGCAGCTCACGCCCGAGGATCTGACGGAGCTGGAGCAGATGCTCGTCGCCTCGGGCGGTCAGCAGGTCGACATCGCCTGGGCGACCGAGTCTGGCGGCGGTCTTGGCATCTTCGTACGCAGCCTGGTCGGACTCGACCGCCCGGCTGCCGTGGAGGCATTCGAAAACTATCTGGACGGCACCCGGTTCTCCGCCGACCAGATCCGCTTCGTCAATCTCATCGTGGACGAGCTCACCAGGAACGGCGTCATGGAGCCGGCTCGTCTCTTCGAGTCGCCGTACACGGATCATGCCCCGACAGGCCCCGACTACTTCTTCCCTGATGTCGATGTCGAGGTCATCGTCGACACCCTCCAGCACATCAAGCAGACTGCTGTGCCGAGCGACGTGGCCTGA